A genome region from Osmerus mordax isolate fOsmMor3 chromosome 27, fOsmMor3.pri, whole genome shotgun sequence includes the following:
- the tmem59l gene encoding transmembrane protein 59-like has protein sequence MFPCGSRACGLSALASLLLAGFVAASSDMFDNQLGDINYCKKQCQITVKNKSPAKDGIMNACHRGCRLYSICQFVNGNAGFNTSREECQGACQEAYRKLLEQQACSVGCDSQPSEPEIKRRKLKALAHRPQPPSIMDTISSWCNDIVSSAHNFISSTWTFYLQADDGHMLVFQSQPEMEYSLPELQDPRSSMQDPRPPGPPGPLTHPGPLTQRPRGVRGHGEKAADRLGGKQAAQHPDQPTTEHDLLGCMSRRSGLPRWILAVCLFLSIMVMLWLSCASLVTAPEQHVKTQLSINGDKEFLDDVRKVSPSHLTPVIAVAVDQSEEGEEAGPLPVKVDLNKTAL, from the exons ATGTTTCCGTGCGGCAGCAGGGCGTGCGGTCTCTCCGCTCTCGCCTCGCTGCTCCTGGCGGGGTTCGTGGCCGCCTCCTCAGATATGTTTGACAACCAGCTCGGTGACATCAATTACTGCAAGAAGCAATGCCAGATTACCGTCAAAAACAAAAGCCCCGCTAAA GATGGCATCATGAACGCGTGCCACCGTGGCTGTCGTCTCTACTCCATCTGTCAGTTTGTCAACGGCAACGCTGGCTTCAACACCAGCAGAGAGGAGTGTCAGGGAG cctgtcagGAGGCTTACAGGAAGCTGTTGGAGCAGCAGGCGTGCAGTGTGGGCTGTGACAGCCAGCCCTCAGAACCAGAGATcaagaggaggaag ctgaAGGCCCTGGCTcaccgcccccagcccccctccatcaTGGACACCATCTCCAGCTGGTGTAACGACATTGTCAGCTCCGCCCACAACTTCATCTCTTCCACCTGGACCTTCTACCTGCAGGCCGACGACGGCCACATGCTGGTCTtccag AGCCAGCCAGAGATGGAGTACTCCCTCCCAGAGCTGCAGGATCCTCGCTCCAGCATGCAGGACCCCCGTCCCCCCGGCCCACCGGGTCCCCTCACCCACCCGGGTCCCCTCACCCAGAGGCCCCGcg gtgtacgGGGTCATGGAGAGAAGGCAGCAGACAGGCTGGGAGGGAAACAGGCAGCTCAGCACCCAGACCAGCCCACCACTGAGCACGACCTGCTGGGCTGCATGTCCAG gagGTCCGGGCTCCCCAGGTGGatcctggctgtgtgtctgtttctctccatcaTGGTGATGCTCTGGCTCAGCTGTGCCAGCCTCGTCACCGCCCCAGAGCAGCACGTCAAGACTCAg cTGAGTATTAACGGAGATAAGGAGTTCCTGGACGACGTCCGGAAGGTCAGCCCCTCCCACCTGACCCCCGTCATCGCCGTGGCCGTCGACCAAtcagaggagggcgaggaggcggGTCCTCTGCCTGTCAAGGTCGACCTCAACAAGACAGCTCTCTAA
- the sec22bb gene encoding vesicle-trafficking protein SEC22b-B, with protein sequence MVLLTMIARLADGLPLAASMQEDEQLGRDLHQYQSQAKQLFRKLNEQSPTRCTLEAGAMAFHYVIEKGVCYLVLCEAGFPKKLAFAYLEDLQAEFHEQHGKKVPSVSRPYSFIEFDTYIQKTKKSYIDSRARRNLGNINTELQDVQRIMVANIEEVLQRGEALSALDSKASNLSSLSKKYRSDAKYLNTRSTYAKLAAGGVFFIMLIVYVRFWWL encoded by the exons ATGGTGCTCCTTACTATGATCGCGCGGTTGGCGGATGGGTTACCGCTGGCTGCTTCGATGCAAGAAGACGAACAG ctgggtaGGGACCTGCATCAGTACCAGAGCCAGGCCAagcagctgtttaggaagctgAATGAGCAGAGTCCCACACGCTGTACCCTGGAGGCTGGAGCCATGGCCTTCCA CTATGTGATAGAGAAGGGTGTGTGCTACCTGGTGCTGTGTGAGGCCGGCTTCCCCAAGAAGCTGGCGTTCGCCTACCTGGAGGACCTGCAGGCAGAGTTCCACGAGCAACACGGCAAGAAGGTCCCCTCTGTCTCCAGACCCTACTCCTTCATCGAGTTTG ACACATACATCCAGAAGACTAAGAAGTCGTACATCGACAGCCGCGCCAGGAGGAACCTGGGCAACATCAACACAGAGCTGCAGGATGTGCAGAGGATCATGGTGGCCAACATAGAGGAGGtgctgcagagaggagaggctctGTCTG ctctGGACTCTAAGGCCAGTAACCTGTCCAGTCTGTCTAAGAAGTACCGCAGCGACGCCAAGTACCTGAACACGCGCTCCACCTACGCTAAGCTGGCGGCCGGAGGAGTGTTCTTCATCATGCTCATCGTGTACGTCCGCTTCTGGTGGCTCTga